In the Juglans microcarpa x Juglans regia isolate MS1-56 chromosome 6D, Jm3101_v1.0, whole genome shotgun sequence genome, one interval contains:
- the LOC121234837 gene encoding cyclic nucleotide-gated ion channel 4 isoform X1, translated as MGFQSHPVNICACSVFTYKLNKLSVSLSLSLSMASEQEISNASRMHYMTDDDPSDTSSEEEEVAEEEDHGDENESTHINDCKNNMYFMCVPRRRPGGWSLGQVLDPRAKWVQEWNRVFLLVCATGLFVDPLFFYALSISDTCMCLFIDGWFAITVTVLRCMTDALHVWNMWLQLKMAERSFAAGGMSGHLRPDTTARSVALRYLKAKKGFVFDLFVILPLPQVVLWVAIPSLLERGQVTIVMTVYLIIFLFQYLPKIYHSVRLLRRMQNLSGYIFGTVWWGIALNLIAYFVASHAAGACWYLLGIQRATQCLKEQCRATNSCGFRMLSCKEPIYYGTRSMVRDGARLLWAENKQARSTCLESSENYQYGAYKWTVQIVTNDSRLEKILFPIFWGLMTLSTFGNLESTTEWLEVVFNIIVLTSGLLLVTMLIGNIKVFLHATTSKKQAMQLKMRNLEWWMKNRRLPPGFRQRVRNYERQRWAAMRGVDECEMISNLPEGLRRDIKYHLCLDLVRQVPLFQHMDDLVLENICDRVKSLIFTKGETITREGDPVQRMLFIVRGHLQSSQVLRDGVKSCCMLGPGNFSGDELLSWCLRRPFIERLPPSSSTLVTIETTEAFGLEADDVKYVTQHFRYTFVNEKVKRSARYYSPGWRTWAAVAIQLAWRRYRHRLTLTSLSFIRPRRPVSRCSSMGEDRLRLYTALLTSPKPDQDDFFNY; from the exons ATGGGCTTTCAATCCCACCCTGTAAATATCTGTGCTTGCTCCGTATTtacttacaaattaaataagctctctgtctctctctctctctccctctccatgGCTAGTGAGCAGGAAATCTCAAATGCTTCGCGCATGCACTACATGACCGATGACGACCCCAGCGATACTAGtagtgaagaggaagaagtagcagaagaagaagatcatggagACGAAAATGAAAGCACGCATATTAATGATTGTAAAAACAATATGTATTTCATGTGCGTGCCTCGCCGGAGGCCGGGAGGGTGGTCCCTAGGGCAGGTCTTGGACCCGAGGGCCAAGTGGGTTCAAGAATGGAACAGGGTGTTCCTCTTGGTGTGCGCCACGGGACTCTTCGTCGACCCTCTCTTCTTCTACGCGCTGTCCATAAGCGACACCTGCATGTGCCTCTTCATAGATGGGTGGTTCGCCATCACGGTCACGGTGCTCCGGTGCATGACCGACGCCTTGCACGTCTGGAACATGTGGTTGCAGCTCAAGATGGCCGAACGGTCCTTTGCCGCCGGGGGGATGAGTGGGCATCTCAGGCCGGATACCACTGCTCGCTCTGTGGCTCTCCGGTACTTGAAGGCCAAGAAGGGTTTTGTCTTTGATCTCTTTGTGATTCTTCCACTTCCACAG GTTGTTTTATGGGTAGCTATTCCCTCTCTTCTGGAAAGAGGACAAGTAACCATTGTGATGACGGTTTACTTAATCATATTTCTTTTCCAATATCTACCAAAGATCTACCATTCTGTCCGCCTCTTGCGTCGCATGCAAAACCTCTCTGGCTACATCTTTGGAACAGTTTGGTGGGGAATAGCCCTCAACTTGATTGCATATTTTGTAGCCTCGCAT GCGGCGGGAGCATGTTGGTACTTGCTAGGAATCCAAAGAGCTACACAATGCCTGAAAGAGCAATGCAGAGCAACTAATAGTTGTGGTTTCAGAATGCTATCTTGTAAAGAACCTATATATTACGGAACAAGAAGCATGGTGAGAGATGGAGCTAGATTGTTATGGGCAGAGAACAAGCAAGCAAGGTCTACCTGCTTAGAAAGCTCTGAGAATTATCAGTATGGAGCCTATAAATGGACTGTTCAAATTGTTACAAACGATAGCCGCTTGGAGAAGATACTTTTTCCCATCTTTTGGGGTCTAATGACTCTTAG CACCTTTGGGAACTTGGAGAGCACTACAGAATGGTTAGAAGTTGTTTTCAATATCATCGTTCTAACCAGTGGACTCCTTTTGGTCACCATGTTGATTGGAAATATCAAG GTGTTCTTGCACGCAACTACGTCAAAGAAACAAGCAATGCAATTGAAAATGAGGAATCTAGAGTGGTGGATGAAGAATAGGCGGCTGCCTCCAGGGTTCAGGCAGCGAGTGCGTAACTATGAGAGGCAAAGATGGGCTGCAATGCGAGGAGTTGATGAATGCGAGATGATAAGTAACCTCCCTGAAGGCCTTAGGAGGGATATAAAGTACCATCTCTGTTTGGACTTGGTTAGACag GTTCCATTGTTCCAGCACATGGATGATCTGGTCCTAGAGAACATCTGTGACCGTGTCAAGTCCCTCATATTCACCAAGGGAGAAACA ATAACTAGAGAGGGCGACCCAGTTCAGAGAATGCTATTTATAGTGAGGGGTCATCTTCAAAGCAGCCAAGTTCTTCGAGATGGCGTTAAGAGTTGCTGCATGTTAGGCCCCGGAAACTTCAGTGGTGATGAACTTCTTTCATGGTGCCTGAGACGACCTTTTATCGAGAGGCTGCCGCCATCTTCATCGACATTAGTGACTATTGAAACAACGGAAGCGTTTGGGCTAGAAGCGGACGATGTGAAGTATGTTACACAGCACTTTCGTTACACATTTGTGAACGAGAAGGTTAAGAGGAGCGCCAGATATTACTCGCCTGGGTGGAGAACATGGGCGGCCGTGGCGATTCAATTGGCATGGAGGAGGTATAGGCACCGGTTGACGCTGACTTCTTTGTCATTTATTAGGCCAAGGAGGCCCGTTTCTCGGTGTTCTTCAATGGGAGAGGACAGGCTCCGGCTTTATACGGCTTTGTTAACTTCACCAAAGCCCGATCAAGATGATTTCTTCAACTATTGA
- the LOC121234837 gene encoding cyclic nucleotide-gated ion channel 4 isoform X2, which produces MASEQEISNASRMHYMTDDDPSDTSSEEEEVAEEEDHGDENESTHINDCKNNMYFMCVPRRRPGGWSLGQVLDPRAKWVQEWNRVFLLVCATGLFVDPLFFYALSISDTCMCLFIDGWFAITVTVLRCMTDALHVWNMWLQLKMAERSFAAGGMSGHLRPDTTARSVALRYLKAKKGFVFDLFVILPLPQVVLWVAIPSLLERGQVTIVMTVYLIIFLFQYLPKIYHSVRLLRRMQNLSGYIFGTVWWGIALNLIAYFVASHAAGACWYLLGIQRATQCLKEQCRATNSCGFRMLSCKEPIYYGTRSMVRDGARLLWAENKQARSTCLESSENYQYGAYKWTVQIVTNDSRLEKILFPIFWGLMTLSTFGNLESTTEWLEVVFNIIVLTSGLLLVTMLIGNIKVFLHATTSKKQAMQLKMRNLEWWMKNRRLPPGFRQRVRNYERQRWAAMRGVDECEMISNLPEGLRRDIKYHLCLDLVRQVPLFQHMDDLVLENICDRVKSLIFTKGETITREGDPVQRMLFIVRGHLQSSQVLRDGVKSCCMLGPGNFSGDELLSWCLRRPFIERLPPSSSTLVTIETTEAFGLEADDVKYVTQHFRYTFVNEKVKRSARYYSPGWRTWAAVAIQLAWRRYRHRLTLTSLSFIRPRRPVSRCSSMGEDRLRLYTALLTSPKPDQDDFFNY; this is translated from the exons atgGCTAGTGAGCAGGAAATCTCAAATGCTTCGCGCATGCACTACATGACCGATGACGACCCCAGCGATACTAGtagtgaagaggaagaagtagcagaagaagaagatcatggagACGAAAATGAAAGCACGCATATTAATGATTGTAAAAACAATATGTATTTCATGTGCGTGCCTCGCCGGAGGCCGGGAGGGTGGTCCCTAGGGCAGGTCTTGGACCCGAGGGCCAAGTGGGTTCAAGAATGGAACAGGGTGTTCCTCTTGGTGTGCGCCACGGGACTCTTCGTCGACCCTCTCTTCTTCTACGCGCTGTCCATAAGCGACACCTGCATGTGCCTCTTCATAGATGGGTGGTTCGCCATCACGGTCACGGTGCTCCGGTGCATGACCGACGCCTTGCACGTCTGGAACATGTGGTTGCAGCTCAAGATGGCCGAACGGTCCTTTGCCGCCGGGGGGATGAGTGGGCATCTCAGGCCGGATACCACTGCTCGCTCTGTGGCTCTCCGGTACTTGAAGGCCAAGAAGGGTTTTGTCTTTGATCTCTTTGTGATTCTTCCACTTCCACAG GTTGTTTTATGGGTAGCTATTCCCTCTCTTCTGGAAAGAGGACAAGTAACCATTGTGATGACGGTTTACTTAATCATATTTCTTTTCCAATATCTACCAAAGATCTACCATTCTGTCCGCCTCTTGCGTCGCATGCAAAACCTCTCTGGCTACATCTTTGGAACAGTTTGGTGGGGAATAGCCCTCAACTTGATTGCATATTTTGTAGCCTCGCAT GCGGCGGGAGCATGTTGGTACTTGCTAGGAATCCAAAGAGCTACACAATGCCTGAAAGAGCAATGCAGAGCAACTAATAGTTGTGGTTTCAGAATGCTATCTTGTAAAGAACCTATATATTACGGAACAAGAAGCATGGTGAGAGATGGAGCTAGATTGTTATGGGCAGAGAACAAGCAAGCAAGGTCTACCTGCTTAGAAAGCTCTGAGAATTATCAGTATGGAGCCTATAAATGGACTGTTCAAATTGTTACAAACGATAGCCGCTTGGAGAAGATACTTTTTCCCATCTTTTGGGGTCTAATGACTCTTAG CACCTTTGGGAACTTGGAGAGCACTACAGAATGGTTAGAAGTTGTTTTCAATATCATCGTTCTAACCAGTGGACTCCTTTTGGTCACCATGTTGATTGGAAATATCAAG GTGTTCTTGCACGCAACTACGTCAAAGAAACAAGCAATGCAATTGAAAATGAGGAATCTAGAGTGGTGGATGAAGAATAGGCGGCTGCCTCCAGGGTTCAGGCAGCGAGTGCGTAACTATGAGAGGCAAAGATGGGCTGCAATGCGAGGAGTTGATGAATGCGAGATGATAAGTAACCTCCCTGAAGGCCTTAGGAGGGATATAAAGTACCATCTCTGTTTGGACTTGGTTAGACag GTTCCATTGTTCCAGCACATGGATGATCTGGTCCTAGAGAACATCTGTGACCGTGTCAAGTCCCTCATATTCACCAAGGGAGAAACA ATAACTAGAGAGGGCGACCCAGTTCAGAGAATGCTATTTATAGTGAGGGGTCATCTTCAAAGCAGCCAAGTTCTTCGAGATGGCGTTAAGAGTTGCTGCATGTTAGGCCCCGGAAACTTCAGTGGTGATGAACTTCTTTCATGGTGCCTGAGACGACCTTTTATCGAGAGGCTGCCGCCATCTTCATCGACATTAGTGACTATTGAAACAACGGAAGCGTTTGGGCTAGAAGCGGACGATGTGAAGTATGTTACACAGCACTTTCGTTACACATTTGTGAACGAGAAGGTTAAGAGGAGCGCCAGATATTACTCGCCTGGGTGGAGAACATGGGCGGCCGTGGCGATTCAATTGGCATGGAGGAGGTATAGGCACCGGTTGACGCTGACTTCTTTGTCATTTATTAGGCCAAGGAGGCCCGTTTCTCGGTGTTCTTCAATGGGAGAGGACAGGCTCCGGCTTTATACGGCTTTGTTAACTTCACCAAAGCCCGATCAAGATGATTTCTTCAACTATTGA
- the LOC121233973 gene encoding dynein light chain 2, cytoplasmic-like encodes MPSYPHPQIQFASVAFLRRVPPPGPSTVLEKVISFLISTVLTMLEGKAVIGETDMLQTMQQDALDLAAKALDFFDVTDATEIARFIKKDFDGAYGPGWQCIVGTDFGSFVTHCSGCFNYFCIGSLAILLFRGSAGPEVETSHFAALETVKA; translated from the exons ATGCCATCTTACCCTCATCCACAAATCCAGTTTGCTTCTGTCGCTTTTCTGCGAAGAGTACCACCACCAGGTCCGAGTACTGTCTTAGAGAAAGTAATTAGTTTTCTTATTTCTACTGTATTAACCATGCTAGAAGGAAAAGCAGTTATTGGAGAGACTGATATGCTCCAAACCATGCAGCAGGATGCCCTTGATCTAGCAGCAAAAGCGCTCGACTTTTTCGATGTCACCGATGCCACTGAGATTGCCCGCTTCATAAAAAAG GATTTTGATGGGGCATATGGACCTGGGTGGCAATGCATTGTCGGGACAGATTTTGGTTCGTTTGTGACGCATTGCTCTGGCTGCTTCAACTATTTTTGCATAGGCAGCCTTGCCATTTTGCTCTTCAGGGGCTCTGCGGGTCCAGAAGTTGAGACAAGTCACTTTGCAGCCCTAGAGACAGTGAaagcttga